The genomic interval CATCCCAGCCCAATATTCATTACCTGGATAGGAATTGCCATCCCAAGCATACATTGCAACAAGCAACTTATCTGCGTCCTGGCCAATTAACCTATCTGCTGGATTTCGTTTTGAAAAGTGCATTTTTATATTATTACCAAAAGCATTAAAAGTTCCCAAATGACCGACTCGCGAACAGTACTTACAATCGCTTGGGAAATAACTAAAATCAATGTCTGAAATAAAAGGAAAGCCACGGCCACTTAAAAGTTCACCATACACTTCTAGCATCAATTTTGATTGTTCGGCAGATATTTGCCAAACTCCAAGCCCAAGGCCAACAACATGACAATAAACCTTTTTGCCAATATTCTTGCCTCTGATATTTGCATCAACCAAAAATGGCTCTATAACAATTCTCATCCGCTTTTTATAGATCAAACTATCTAAAAAAGTATTATCATCAATTCGAATATACCTACCGCTTATATCATTTTTTACGCAATCAAAAGTTTGAAACTTTTCACCATAAAAATCCTGCCAAATCTGCAATAATTTATTATCTTGCTTAGAAATTTTCTTTTTTTCATAAAAGCTTTTAAGCCAATTTAAAAGCTTGTCTATGCCCGTTTCTTTTGCCTTAGGCAAGGTTTGCTCTTCTTTGCTTTGCGCTGGCGTAATAATCATATGTTGCCATTCCATAAGCGCTGGCTTTTCAAATCGAGCTCCAACCAGTCCAACGTAAACCCCTGACTCTTGATAAGTTCCAACAGAACCAACCAAAGCAGAATTATCACGAGATCCGTTATTTATAAAATATGTTGGCGTAGAAACTCCAAGCAATGCTGAAATCTGAATTTCGTCATATGAAAGATAATCTTGCAAAACCAGTGGCTTTTGCTCATTTTCTGTTCCAATAGCCTCAAAGCCACCATAGCCCTTTTTTCCACTTCTCAAAATATATCTATCCGTTTCAAGCATAAACATTAACGGTCTTTTAGAAATCAATCGATCAATAAACGACTGTGTCGTTAAATTTTTATATAGATTTTTTTCAACAGAGCTGCCGTGTATTTTTTTATATGCTAAAAATGCATCTATTAAAGAAAGAACCTTACTGTGCAAAATAATATATACCGACCTTGCTTGATTTACGATTGTAATTTTTTTACTGTCATCTGAACCAGCAATACAAAAAATATCATTGTTTCTAGGCTCTGGAAAAGGCGTCTGACTGTTAACTAATTTTGAACGATGTACCATATCTTCAAAGCTTCCTATCAGCTCATGAGCAGGTATAATATTTTCATTATGAATCGATACTAGAATGAAATTCGTAGCTAGCAACAACATTATTATTTTATTTTTCATATATCTCCATTGATCTATTACAGAAGTTTTTATAATTTATAGGATTTTTCTACAGAGATAGTAGTGCCTGCAAGCACTCAATCAAAAAATCAACTTGGCTAGCATCATTATACATAGAAAAGCTTACCCTGGTGGAGTAATTTCCGCCAAGCTTATCATGGTATGGCTGAACACAGTGAACGCCAGAGCGAACAGCAATTCCATATTTATCTAAATATTCTGCAATGTCATAGGCGTGGAATTTATCTGAAATAAACGTCACCATGTTTGAATGCTCACCTTCTTTTGGAACTATGCTCACCAGCCTAATTCCTGGCATCTGCTCAAGAGCTTTTGCAAGCTTTAAAACAAGCTGAGTCTCATGATGTTGCACCTGATCAAAATTAACATGCTCCATCATGAAATCTACTGCTGCGCCAAGACCAATTACTTGAGCAATCGGCTGAGTTCCTGGCTCCAGACAATGTGGAAAATCTTTAAATACTATATTATTTTGTGAAACATGAGTCGCGATGCCACCTCCAAAATTTTGCAAAGCACACTCTTCAAACAAATCTTGTTTAATAAAACAGACTCCAACCCCCGTAGGACCAAACAATTTATGCCCCGAAAATGATAAAAAATCACATTGCATTTTAGCAACGTCAATTCTTTGATGCACAACAGATTGAGCAGCATCAACTAACACCTTTGCCCCGACTTCATGACTTGCTGCGACAATTTCTTCAATATTATTGGTTGTTCCCAAAATATTTGATTGATGCGTGATAGCTACTAATTTTGTTTTATCTGAAAGATATGTTTTTAAAACTTCGATATCGATAATGCCACGATCCGCGACTGGAACAACTTTTAAAACCGCACCATTTGCGAGCGCAAGCTGCCTCCACGGAATAAAGTTTGCATTGTGCTCAACTTCTGAAACTAAAATTTCATCGCCCATGCCAATGTGTTGTTTTGCCCAAACGTGAACAACTAAATTAATACTTGCTGTAGCTCCAGACGTAAAAACAATTTCCTGTGGCTTTGCACCAATAAACCGTGCAACCTTTGCTCGAGATTTTTCAAACATAAGCGTTGATAACTCTGCAAACTCATACTGCCCACGACCGACGTTAGATTTATAATCTTGATAATAATTAACTATGGAATTAAGAACCTCTGCTGGCATTTGTGCAGTAGAGCCTGAATCGAAATAAATTAAAGGATAACCATGAACGGTTTTTGTAAGAATTGGAAAAAAATTTTTAATCTCTTCAAAATTCATATCTCCTTGAAAAAACGATGCTTGATTTTGGTCGTCTTGAAATGAATAGACGCTTGCATCCTTTGTTGTGCTTAGATCAGCACCATAGACACCTTGATAGATCCCACCACCATTGGATCGATATGCACGATCGCAGTATTCCCCACCGTCATTTCTGCCCACTTCGCTGGCCATAGAAATGCCATTTAAAATAAACAGAGCCATAATAAATTTGTATTTTATATTCATACCACCTCTTTTTATTAAATTAATGATTCCTCACTTAAATTAATAGATCCTGTGACATAAAAGTCAACAACAACTAAGCCGTCTCTTTAAAATCTATATAAACATGCTTATCGCTAGCACAAGACATAGAGCTTTCAACAAGTTTGATCATGCTTGGCAAATGCCAAAGCAGTGTTCGATATCCGCTATGACCAATGGACTTTCCATTAATCTTAAGCTAAATCTGAATAACATTATCTGTAGGCAAAAACATTCTTCTTGAAAAAAATGGTGCTTGTTTTGAACAGGAAGAAAACTAATTTTACCTTTATTTTATTGAACATAAAAACACCCAAAAACTGATTTTGCGCCTAGCTTTGTAAGACCAAGGCGTCATATGGTAATTTATATTCTTTGTAAAATGCCTGAAGTGATTTATAACCATAATTATCCATGATGTCGTTGTGTCCACCGCTATTTAAAACAATGAGCGAGATGTTTTTAAATCCTTGAGCTCTAAACGCTTTGAGAAGGCACTTAGAATGCGCCAAGGTAATAAGCTGATCGTTTTGCTGATGAAATAATATAATCGGCAAATTTTTATTTTTTATCTTTTTAATAGATTTTAAAGTTTTTTCTGGAACTTTTTTAGGATTGCCAAAAAATTTTCCTTTTACTACAGCTCCAACAGAAACTGGCGTAGCCATTAAAACAACAGCCTCTAATTTTTCTGGATTATGTGCACCCATAAAATGAATTAACATTTCGGCTCCACGAGAGTGCCCAATTGCCACAAAGTTTTTGTTTTTTAATGATTTATTAAAAACAGCCTGTAAA from Candidatus Dependentiae bacterium carries:
- a CDS encoding DUF4804 domain-containing protein, translating into MKNKIIMLLLATNFILVSIHNENIIPAHELIGSFEDMVHRSKLVNSQTPFPEPRNNDIFCIAGSDDSKKITIVNQARSVYIILHSKVLSLIDAFLAYKKIHGSSVEKNLYKNLTTQSFIDRLISKRPLMFMLETDRYILRSGKKGYGGFEAIGTENEQKPLVLQDYLSYDEIQISALLGVSTPTYFINNGSRDNSALVGSVGTYQESGVYVGLVGARFEKPALMEWQHMIITPAQSKEEQTLPKAKETGIDKLLNWLKSFYEKKKISKQDNKLLQIWQDFYGEKFQTFDCVKNDISGRYIRIDDNTFLDSLIYKKRMRIVIEPFLVDANIRGKNIGKKVYCHVVGLGLGVWQISAEQSKLMLEVYGELLSGRGFPFISDIDFSYFPSDCKYCSRVGHLGTFNAFGNNIKMHFSKRNPADRLIGQDADKLLVAMYAWDGNSYPGNEYWAGMLTASGDPAAACCSTISQLQNPLINKNLSSDFMLVV
- a CDS encoding aminotransferase class V-fold PLP-dependent enzyme, whose amino-acid sequence is MNIKYKFIMALFILNGISMASEVGRNDGGEYCDRAYRSNGGGIYQGVYGADLSTTKDASVYSFQDDQNQASFFQGDMNFEEIKNFFPILTKTVHGYPLIYFDSGSTAQMPAEVLNSIVNYYQDYKSNVGRGQYEFAELSTLMFEKSRAKVARFIGAKPQEIVFTSGATASINLVVHVWAKQHIGMGDEILVSEVEHNANFIPWRQLALANGAVLKVVPVADRGIIDIEVLKTYLSDKTKLVAITHQSNILGTTNNIEEIVAASHEVGAKVLVDAAQSVVHQRIDVAKMQCDFLSFSGHKLFGPTGVGVCFIKQDLFEECALQNFGGGIATHVSQNNIVFKDFPHCLEPGTQPIAQVIGLGAAVDFMMEHVNFDQVQHHETQLVLKLAKALEQMPGIRLVSIVPKEGEHSNMVTFISDKFHAYDIAEYLDKYGIAVRSGVHCVQPYHDKLGGNYSTRVSFSMYNDASQVDFLIECLQALLSL
- a CDS encoding alpha/beta hydrolase; translated protein: MKKIILFLMMFPFCSVKADQAVDQEICALLSYGYGDNPENARRGYFDIAPYGYGNNCYVPTFTLDSLWSSIFKHESYVADLQAVFNKSLKNKNFVAIGHSRGAEMLIHFMGAHNPEKLEAVVLMATPVSVGAVVKGKFFGNPKKVPEKTLKSIKKIKNKNLPIILFHQQNDQLITLAHSKCLLKAFRAQGFKNISLIVLNSGGHNDIMDNYGYKSLQAFYKEYKLPYDALVLQS